ATTTACGACAAAGTGCAGCAAGCGTGTGACAAGTCATTTATTGTGGTTCGTCCTAATTGTGAAGTAGTGGAAGGTGAATGTGATGTTAATATTACAGTTTTTCCTGATGCGAATTGTGTTATAGACAATACATATAGTACATTGGTTATCGTGGATTATGCAAATCCTACGGGTACTAGTTTCACTTATACCATTGACGGCGAATTGGGCGGAACAGTGGATTATGATGGAATAGGTCTGCAAACCTTGAATTTGGAAGGATTGATTGGTGATGGTGGTTTCACAACTATTGAAGTATTTGATACGGACAATCCAACTTGTAGTGATGTGGTGACTTACTCTGCACCTGATTGTGGTGATGAAACCAATTGTAGCATTGAAGTTGATACAGTTGTAGGATTGTGTGAGGAAGGTGATACATACGACCTTACACTGGTAGTCACTTATGATAATGTATTGGGAACAGGTTTCAATTATTCGTTGAGTGATAATTTGGGTACTGATTATCCTGCTGGAGTATTGGCCTATGATGGTAGTGGTTTACAAACAATTACGTTTTCAAATCTTATAGGAAATGGAAGTGCGGTTCAAGTATCGGTCAGTGATAATTTGGCGGAGACATGTTCTGATCAACTTAGTTTTGATGCACCTAAATGCCCAGAAGATGGGATTGATGGTTGTGCTTTGGTAATTCAAGGATTCACAACGAGTAGTTGTAACAGTGATGGAACATTCAACTTTACATTTGTGGTTAGCCATAACAATAATGTGGGTGATAATGGTTTCAATTACAGTATCAACGGCGGTAGCTCAACGAATGTGGCGTATGTTGCTAATAGTAATCAATCAACAGTGACTGTGACAATGGAGGGCAATGGAGAATCTGTGAACATTGAAGTAGTAGATGCGGACAATCCTACTTGTGGTGATTCGCTTGTAAATGCTTTCACTGCTCCAGATTGCGGCGTATGTTCTTTGAGTGTCACAGCAGTACCATCTAGTAATTGTGCGGAAGATGGTACGTATAGCCTTGTTTTGATTGTAAACTACGAGAACACAATTGGAAGTGGATTTACGTATCAAATTGGTGAGGATCAGATTGGTTCAGCAAATTACGACAATACTGGTCAGCAATTTGTAACGGTAACAGGATTGACATCTGATGTCGGGTCTATATCGGTTATGGTGACAGATGTGGGTAATGAATCTTGCATGGCTACGGCATCTTATATGACACCAAACTGTGAAGAAGGACAGGTCTGCGACTTGAATTTTAGCATATTCCCTGCAACGGCGTGTGATGAAAATGGAAATTATAGTGTTGCTGTACTACTGCAATATGATAATGTTGGTAGTTCTCCAGGCTTTAATTATGTCTTTGTGGATTCAGATGATCAAGTGGTAGCAAGTGGTAGCCGTATTTACGATGGTAATGGTTTAGAGACTTTTACTATTGGTGGAATTCAAACTTTTGAGTCATTGGATATTACGGTTATCATTACGGATATAGGTAGTTCGACTTGTACACAAAGTTTTAACTATCTTGCTCCTGATTGTGCGGGTCTATTGGCTTGTACGCTAAACAGTGCAGGTATTTGTAACCTTACCTTATTGCAGAAAGCAGCATCCTTGGAAGTTTGTCCTTTTGAAGGAGTACAGGCAGAAGCGATAGGAGTGATATTGTTGGACAATAGTTATGAATTAGGCTTTATGCTTTACACCAACATTGCAGATCCATTTGGTTCAATGTTGGCACTCAATAAGTCTGGTCAATTCTTCAATGATGGTTCTATTTTAGGTGTGCCTTTGGATGAAACCATTTACGTGACTTCCGTTTTGCTGAAAGCTCCATTTGGTAGTATAGTAGATTCGGGAGATGATTGTGTGAAACTGGGACTTCCTGCTGAGGCCATATTCTTGAGTAGATGTGATAATTGTCCTATTTTGGCTTCGGATGAAGTGATTTGTGCCAGTGTTGGTAGCACATATCAAGTTGCTTTGTATGTTGGTGGTGGATCAGGGCCTTACGAAGTATTGAGTGGCGGTATTCTGAAAGAAAATGTGACTGAGGGCAGTATTTTAGGTTTCGGACCATTTAGCAGTACGGCTACTTACAGTGTTGTTATTACGGATGCCAATGGATGTGCACAGTTGATTAGTGGAGACGGTGATTTGTGTACAACGCTACCTGTTGATTTGATTGAATTTACAGGCGAAGTATTGGAGGAAGGCAATCTACTGAAATGGGTGACAGCATCTGAATTGAATAACGATTATTTTGTACTCGAACATTCAATGGATGGTCAAAACTATGAAGTGATTGCAGAGGTAGATGGTCAAGGCACAACAAGTGAAGTACATTCCTACGATTTCATGCACCGAAATGCGCCTATTGGTTTGAGCTATTACCGGTTGAGTCAAATAGACTTTGATGGCGAGCGTTCTGCATACAGTGTGATTACTTTGCGTCGAAAATCAATGGATATGCAACTGTTGAACATTAGACCTGTACCGAGCGATAGTTGGGTTACGATTACTTTCATAAATGGAAGCGATGAAGACGTTACTTTGACTATTCACAGTGTAGATGGACGATGGATTAATACTCAAACATTGTCTGCTAAACAGGGTGTAAATGAATACACAATTGATATTTCAGCTTATGCTTCGGGTTTGTATCATCTTCAATTGGCAAATGGCCGTGAGGTAATCAATGCGAAAATTATGCGGGAATAAACACCAAAGTAGGGGCGAGAAGTCAGCCTGCAATATAACGATTTCTCGCCCCTTACTTTTTGATAAGATTATATATTCAGCGTGTTAGTGGAAGTACAGGGAAGGCTGTTATGGATCTACGAGTTCATCAGCCTTTCTTTTTTTATGTAAAAGACAAAACATTTTGGTAACTAAATTGTTTATATTATAAAGTTTGCATTATTAATGCCATTATTACCTCATTTTCTATTAGTGGATGATGATTAGCAGTTTCTTTGGCTAAAATAAGATGTTACGGTAATAATTGAGTTTACTTCTAAGTCGATTTTTATCTACTAAGATAGTCCGTCATTTTTTGCATACTTAATTTCTTAATTACATTAAATCCCAATGGCATGATCAAGGAAAAATCCAATAAGTTGTACGAAAAAGCAGTAGATATTATTCGTAAGAAAGGGTTCATAAACATTAAGGCAAACGCAGAAGATTTAGAGTTGGAATCACCTACGGCTTATGTGCAACAGAACAAAGATGACGTATATACTCCTGATTTAACTGCTTTGCACTTGGGAAGAAAAAGTTATTTTGAAATAGCTTTGAAGACAACTGAAGTTAGAAGGCTTGTGAATAAATGGAAGCTAATGAGCAAATTAGCAGAAGTGAGACATGGTGGTTTTTTCTTGCTAGTACCAAGAGGACATGCTCGGTTTACGAGTCAATTAGTAGAGGATTACAACATACAAGCAGATTTAATTAAGTTGTAATTAGCATAAGTATCAAAATGAAAACCTGCTTAATTGATCAAGTTGCTCAGAATTTTTAATCTGAGCGTTAGTTTCCGACCATTCCTAAGTGGTGAGATATCAAATATTGAGTTCAAAATTCTATTGACTCATCTATAATATTGGCAATAGCAGACTTTTGAAGTTTAACTATAAAAAGAAAATTGGTGTTTTACCAAATACAAACTTCAAAAGTCTTGAGCCAACCTAAATAAATCCATAAAAATCAAAATCAAGCTCAAATAACTCACATTGAAGGGAGACCCTAAATCATTTTTTTCTGCGCCAACTAAACCTTACTTTTTAACCTAAAACCCTATAACATGAAACTTTTATTTGATAAAAAATTTGAAAGCAAATTGCTGAAAATTACAAAAATGATGTTGTTATGTTTGATTACAATATCATTTATAATGATTAGCCCGCTAAATGCCCAAAATATTGATGAAAAAGTCAACACTACGTTGAAGCCTCTGGTCTTAATCGGAGATAGAGTGGTGGTATTTGGAAAGTACTGTAACAATAGGTTTGACTACTGTGTTGCTTATCCCGAAAAAATATTTGAAACCGAACTTGAACCTACAAATGATGATGGTCGAATTTGGGTAAGTGAAGATGGTGACATGCACTTGACAGTTTATGGTGTGAATAGCTTGGACTGGTCACTACAAAATGAATACCACCGATGGAGAGAAGTGCTGCGTGCTAATAGCGAAGGTGAAGAATTAAATTTGAAAACCAGCATATTAGCCGACAACTACTTTGAATTAGCAGGAGTTGTAAATGGTGAATATTATTACCAAAAAACTTACTTGAATCAAGACAAAGAGCAGTTTATAACCCTAATATTTCGCTCTGAGATGGATCCTATCGAAAACAAGCAATTAAGAGAATTACAAGAAACAATTACTGAGTCTTTTATGCTACAATCGATGCCATAAAATTATTTAAACTAATGTTGTTATAGGTAATTAGTGCCTGAACGAAAACAGGCTTTTTTATTAAAAACAGATTAAAAAAAAACATCTATGAGAATGTTTTTTTGAGTTTTGAGGCAATTTCTTTCTAAATTACTGATATACATTGCATTGCGCTCATTTCGGAGCAGACAATCCCCTATGAAATACGTTAAAATCTTATTTATCAACAATTTATAAAGAAAAGCCTATTTTGAAACTCAAGAGGCTTTTTTGAGCTTTCGTTTTTTCGCTTTTTGCAGTTTCTTGGCTTTCGCTTTTTGCTGCTCCATGCACAATCTGCCCAATCGCTTTAAATTGTAAGCCAATACTCCCCATGCCACATATTTCTTGAAGCCATCCAAGCCCTTATCCGCTACTTTATCCAAACCACCCTGTTCCAATTCATTAATATTTGATTCTACTGCACTATGTTTACGCTTATAAGTTTTGTAGTTATCTGCCTGGTACGCCTCTTTCTCAGCAATAGTTGGTTTTCCTTTTTTAGGCATCACAACTATATCGAATATTTTTTCCATCGCTTCCTTATTTGATTTCAGCCAGAAACCTTTATCAAAACTAATACTATACAATTTGCACTTTTCTTTGAAGCGTTCCTGTAATTCCTTCCCTAATGGAATCACTAAATCCTTATCTTGTTCTTTTACAGCTACTTTGTGATAAACAATAAAGTGAAATTGGTCAGTTACAATCAACACATTATGCCCCAATTCTACATTTGGGTGCACCTTGCCCTTCTTCAACCACTCCGTTTCAGGTTCAAAAATGGAAAATACCTTTTCCGAATGAGGAATTTGTTCGCCTTGTAGAATACGTCTATCCACCAAATCGATATGTTTTTTTAACATATCTCGATAATATTTCAAGCTTTCTAACTTTGTTGCTAAGTGAGGTTTTGAATCAATTATTTCACTCAAAGCTTCTACTAAATCATTCACTTTCTTTAATAAAGGATAGGTTGCTGCCAAATACTCCTCTGTCGAATCTTGAAGGCGTTTTATATAATTATTACCTTTTCGTTTATGTATTCTTGCTGTAAGCGTATATAATCTTTTTATTTTTTTACGTATTGATTTATAATTACGTAATCCTGATATGTCTACTACGCTTTTTAACAGCTTTATAAAACCAATACATTTATGTACACAATCCCACAATAAACGGATATCGGTTGGAAAATGAATATGACGTTCTACTACAAACGAATCTGCTTTGAGATTCAACTCTAAAATTTTACCTTCCTTTTTTTTTAATTGATGACCTTCATTAACTATTATTTTATTGATTTCATTAAGGTTATCTTCAGTAAGTAAACCAACATTATCTTTAATTGTTTGCAAACAATAATGTTTTACATTCGGTAGATAACCTCTCGTTGCTACACCTAATATCCCTCGAAGTGAATGGTGATTATTCGATAAATCATGTAGATTATCATAATCTATATTTAAATTTAGACGGCAACAACCCAAAACAAATAATTCCCATAAACTCATTCCCAAACGACCCGTCGCTTTTTTTTCTGACAAAATAGCCTCAGATAAAACTTTCAGAACGGCTGTTCGAAGTGCTTCATTCGTGAAAATATGCTGTAATCCTGCTAATAGTTGAGGTAGCTCATGACGGCTTCGCATATCTATTTCTACCTCTCCAATAGGAATCGAATCCAATTGTAATTGTGCTTCAAATTCTTTACGCATCAGATAGTAATACTTTTTTACACGAATCTCATAGACAGACAAATCATCATTTGATTCGTAATTAACATTATACAAATATTGCAATTGCTAAGATAATAATTTCTACTATAAAATTCAAGCAAAAAAAGCTCTTTATTTTAATCAATATCAAATATTTGTGCCTTATCGTTCAAGCACTAATTAGTAGCAGATGTATATTCTGTACGCTGCTACTATTTTTTACCTTCTCTCTTATTACACTATGCTCCTTATTTTTATAACCTACCCCAAAAAAATTAAACAATGAATCAGCAAATAAATAAAACGAATGTTCCAAATACTTTAGCAGAAAAGATTGAAGATGCAATGGGCTTCCGGTCCAAAGTTCAATCTATATCTTTGGGAATCAAACTTGGCGTATTGACAGCTGCACTGACAGCACTGTACTTTTTCTTCTTCAAAATGGTTTCTTTTGACAACTATGTATTGGTGCATCTGAGCAAATTCTTTATCATAGGTGGTATAATGGCCATTGGATTCATATTATTTAAACCTCGAAAGGAACAACCTTCCTTTGCACAAGGAGTTAGGCTCGCAGGTACAATCACATTGGCTGCCGCAGTCAGCTTTTTATTACTACAAGTATTCCTTGCTTTGATTGGAAGTCCAGCTTATTTTGAACCTGAAATGTCCGGAAGAGCCATGGTAGAAGGAGCAGATAATAGCATGGTTGCTTATATGATGTTTGTTATTTCCTTACTTGAAGTAGTGATATATGGAATGATTGCAGGTATTGCCAGTATTTTGTATTTCACAAGTCCTCTCAAAACCTCAAAAAGGTCTTCTAATGTAAATGAAACGCAAGAGTCGTCTTACATTCAAGTGCCTACTGTTAAGTAATAGAAACAGCAACAACCTTTAACAACATTCAATAATAAAAAAGCGAAAGAGTAAAATATGTTCGAAAATATTGGAGTAAATATAAATGTAGTAATAGAAAAAATAAATTTATGGATAGAAACCTTTTTAGCGATGCTACCCAATTTTGTTGTAGCCATCATAGTTGTATTTGGTTTTTATCTATTGGCTAAACTCGCCCGCAATGTGGTAGGCCGCATACTCAGTAGAGTTTCTACCAACATCAGCGTCAGTAAATTAATCGCTACAATCGTATTTTTGGTAGTTTGCACAGCAGGATTGTTTGTGGCTTTGGGTATACTGAATTTAGACAAAACCGTAACTTCTTTACTCGCAGGTGCAGGTATTATAGGTTTAGCATTGAGTTTTGCTTTTCAAGATACTGCTACCAATTTTATATCAGGAATCATCATGGCCTTTCGTAAAACCTTGAAAGTAGGTGATTTGGTGGAGGTGGAAGGTACTTTTGGTACAGTAGAACGCATCAATTTGAGGGCAACAATTATTAGAACACCTCAAGGGCCAAGCGTGATGATTCCCAACAAAGAATTGTTACAAGGGCCTCTGAAAAACTACAATTCCCAATCTACTAGACGGGTAGATATTGAAGTGGGTGTAGGTTATGAATCTGATTTACAAAAAGTAGAAGATGTGACCATTGCTGCAATAGAAAGTTTGGATTTAGTGCGAAAAGATACGACTGTGGAACTGTTCTACAAAGAATTTGGAGGCAGTTCGATAAATTTTGTAGTCCGTTTTTGGATTGATTTTTACAAACAAGGCCAATTTTTGAAGGCTCAAAGTGAGGCCATCAAAAAAATCAAAAGTGTGTATGATGAAAACGACTTTAATATTCCATTTCCAATTCGAACATTGGATTTTGGTTTGGCAAAGAAACAGTTACCCAAGGAGTTTTTTCATGCAAACAAAAAATCAAAAAACGGAATTGATTCTCGTCAAAATTTCAAATCTAAAAATGTAAATGTATGACAAAATGAAAAAGGCGTTTTTGTGATAGAATAATATAGGGTAAGTAAAAAAAATAGGGTAATATAACCAGTATCTTTTGTAGGTGCTGGTTATTTTTTTATGTATTAAAATGCACTAACAAAAGGGCAGTAAACTCTCGTTTACTGCCCTTTTGAGAATGTGGAAATAGTTGATTACTAACCATCACATCCAATGAAAAATCGGGATTTCACTATCGCTCAACCAGAATATCCATCAATTCTTGTTCTCGTTCGACACTTATTCCATACTTTGGCAATGGCCATCCCAAACTTTCGTAGTAGTCGGCTGTTTTTTTGAAAGAAGTTTCTATGTCATCCCATTGAAGTTGGAAGTCTGTGGTGATTTTTTCGTTGTCGACCATCAACATATCTTGACTTGTCCAAAAAGAAATCCCTGCCCATTGATTTACTTTTTGGTTTTGCAGCCAATCTGCATCTGTATTGATCCACTCAGGTTCTTTTCCCAAAGCCTTCGCCATTGCATACACGATGTCTTTCAAGGACAAAACAGGATGTGTTGTGACATTGTAAATCCCAGAGTGATTCTCTACTTCAATGGCTGCAATGATACTCTCGACCAAATCATCTACAAAAGTAAACGAAAGTTGGGTTTTGCCACCTTCAGGAAGCAATATTTTGTCTTGATTTTGAATGCGATAGAGCCAATAATAGTGACGGTCAAAGGGATCATATTTGCCATAAACCACGGATGGGCGCAAAATAATGGAGTCCAATTCAGGCGTATTGAGCAATACTTCTTCACAGGCAACCTTTTTTGGACCATAGTTTTGACCAGTGATGTCTTCGGCAGTTTTGTCTTCTTCGGTATAGGTTTTTAATTTTGTAGTTTCTGTAATGACTTGATTTTGGCAAGCCTCATCGTCATAAACCGATATCGTAGAAACATAAATATAGCGTTTTGCCTTGTCTTTCAGTATGTCCACTGCTTTTTGAAGTGGGTAAGGGTGGTAACTCGACACATCAATCACCACATCCCAATCCCCCTCTTTGAGCTGATTGATGTCCTCAGTTCTCCGATTTCCCAATATTTTTTTCACATTGGGGAACAAATTGGGCATACTTTTACCTCTATTGAATAGCGTTAGTTCATACTGTCCATTTTCGAGCAGTAGTTCTACCAATCGGCGGCCAATAAACTGAGTGCCTCCAAATATGAGTATTTTTTTCATGCTAAATTTTAATTTTATTCCAAATGATCTCAATAGATTTAACCCCTGAATTGTCCTTCAAAAATGTTCGCAGCAGCGGCAAAGGGGGACAACACGTCAACAAGGTTTCGACAAAGGTAGAACTAAATTTTGATGTGGTGAACTCCGAACTTTTAACCCAAGCACAAAAGCAACTTTTGCTAAGTCGACTACAAAATCGCATCAGCAAAGAAGGCATTTTTCGGCTGACTGTACAAGATGAACGTTCTGCCATAAGAAATCAAAGTATAGCACTCGAACGCTTTGAAGAAATAATCAAAGAGGCCTTGACCCTTCGCAAAAAAAGAAAACGCCGATTGCCTTCAAAAGCATATCATGCAAATCGTTTGAAAAATAAAAAGATACATTCCGAGAAAAAACAAAGTAGAAATACCAATTGGCGAAAAAACTTGGATTGAAGAATATTTTTTTTACTTTTATCTTTCAATG
The Chitinophagales bacterium genome window above contains:
- a CDS encoding NAD-dependent epimerase/dehydratase family protein; this translates as MKKILIFGGTQFIGRRLVELLLENGQYELTLFNRGKSMPNLFPNVKKILGNRRTEDINQLKEGDWDVVIDVSSYHPYPLQKAVDILKDKAKRYIYVSTISVYDDEACQNQVITETTKLKTYTEEDKTAEDITGQNYGPKKVACEEVLLNTPELDSIILRPSVVYGKYDPFDRHYYWLYRIQNQDKILLPEGGKTQLSFTFVDDLVESIIAAIEVENHSGIYNVTTHPVLSLKDIVYAMAKALGKEPEWINTDADWLQNQKVNQWAGISFWTSQDMLMVDNEKITTDFQLQWDDIETSFKKTADYYESLGWPLPKYGISVEREQELMDILVER
- the arfB gene encoding alternative ribosome rescue aminoacyl-tRNA hydrolase ArfB yields the protein MISIDLTPELSFKNVRSSGKGGQHVNKVSTKVELNFDVVNSELLTQAQKQLLLSRLQNRISKEGIFRLTVQDERSAIRNQSIALERFEEIIKEALTLRKKRKRRLPSKAYHANRLKNKKIHSEKKQSRNTNWRKNLD
- a CDS encoding mechanosensitive ion channel yields the protein MFENIGVNINVVIEKINLWIETFLAMLPNFVVAIIVVFGFYLLAKLARNVVGRILSRVSTNISVSKLIATIVFLVVCTAGLFVALGILNLDKTVTSLLAGAGIIGLALSFAFQDTATNFISGIIMAFRKTLKVGDLVEVEGTFGTVERINLRATIIRTPQGPSVMIPNKELLQGPLKNYNSQSTRRVDIEVGVGYESDLQKVEDVTIAAIESLDLVRKDTTVELFYKEFGGSSINFVVRFWIDFYKQGQFLKAQSEAIKKIKSVYDENDFNIPFPIRTLDFGLAKKQLPKEFFHANKKSKNGIDSRQNFKSKNVNV
- a CDS encoding ISNCY family transposase, which produces MRKEFEAQLQLDSIPIGEVEIDMRSRHELPQLLAGLQHIFTNEALRTAVLKVLSEAILSEKKATGRLGMSLWELFVLGCCRLNLNIDYDNLHDLSNNHHSLRGILGVATRGYLPNVKHYCLQTIKDNVGLLTEDNLNEINKIIVNEGHQLKKKEGKILELNLKADSFVVERHIHFPTDIRLLWDCVHKCIGFIKLLKSVVDISGLRNYKSIRKKIKRLYTLTARIHKRKGNNYIKRLQDSTEEYLAATYPLLKKVNDLVEALSEIIDSKPHLATKLESLKYYRDMLKKHIDLVDRRILQGEQIPHSEKVFSIFEPETEWLKKGKVHPNVELGHNVLIVTDQFHFIVYHKVAVKEQDKDLVIPLGKELQERFKEKCKLYSISFDKGFWLKSNKEAMEKIFDIVVMPKKGKPTIAEKEAYQADNYKTYKRKHSAVESNINELEQGGLDKVADKGLDGFKKYVAWGVLAYNLKRLGRLCMEQQKAKAKKLQKAKKRKLKKAS